In the genome of Cupriavidus malaysiensis, one region contains:
- the boxB gene encoding benzoyl-CoA 2,3-epoxidase subunit BoxB, translated as MSGINYSDKIPNNVNLSEDRTLQRALEQWQPNYLSWWNDMGPDGSHGFDVYLRTAISVDPQGWAHFGHVKMPDYRWGIFLNPAEAGRKIHFGDHKGEDAWQDVPGEYRANLRRIIVTQGDTEPASVEQQRHLGLTAPSMYDLRNLFQVNVEEGRHLWAMVYLLHKYFGRDGREEGEALLERRSGEQDNPRILQAFNEQTPDWLSFFMFTYFTDRDGKFQLCALAESAFDPLARTTRFMLTEEAHHMFVGESGVSRVIQRTCQVMNELKTDDPGKLRAAGVIDLPTIQRYLNFHYSVTIDLFGADESSNAATFYSTGLKGRYEEGKRADDHLLKGDSYKVLQAAGGQLVEKEVPMLNALNEVLRDDYIKDSMAGVERWNKVIDKAGIPFRLKVPHKAFHRNIGALAGVKVSPDGRVISDAEWAANAPQWLPTPEDRAFVASLMGRVVEPGKFANWIAPPVMGINRQPVDFEYVRFN; from the coding sequence ATGTCCGGCATCAACTACAGCGACAAGATCCCCAACAACGTGAACCTCAGCGAGGACCGCACGCTGCAGCGCGCGCTGGAGCAATGGCAGCCCAACTACCTGAGCTGGTGGAACGACATGGGCCCGGACGGCTCGCACGGCTTCGATGTCTACCTGCGCACCGCCATCAGCGTCGACCCGCAGGGCTGGGCCCACTTCGGCCACGTCAAGATGCCGGACTACCGCTGGGGCATCTTCCTCAACCCGGCCGAGGCCGGCCGCAAGATCCACTTCGGCGACCACAAGGGCGAGGACGCCTGGCAGGACGTGCCGGGCGAGTATCGCGCCAACCTGCGCCGCATCATCGTCACCCAGGGCGACACCGAGCCCGCCTCGGTCGAGCAGCAGCGCCACCTCGGCCTGACCGCGCCCAGCATGTACGACCTGCGCAACCTGTTCCAGGTCAACGTGGAAGAAGGGCGCCACCTGTGGGCCATGGTCTACCTGCTGCACAAGTACTTCGGCCGCGACGGCCGCGAGGAAGGCGAGGCCCTGCTCGAGCGCCGCAGCGGCGAGCAGGACAATCCGCGCATCCTGCAGGCGTTCAACGAGCAGACGCCCGACTGGCTGTCCTTCTTCATGTTCACCTACTTCACCGACCGCGACGGCAAGTTCCAGCTCTGCGCCCTGGCCGAGAGCGCCTTCGACCCGCTGGCGCGCACCACGCGCTTCATGCTGACCGAGGAAGCGCACCATATGTTCGTCGGCGAATCCGGCGTGTCGCGCGTGATCCAGCGCACCTGCCAGGTGATGAACGAGCTCAAGACCGATGATCCGGGCAAGCTGCGCGCGGCCGGCGTGATCGACCTGCCGACCATCCAGCGCTACCTGAACTTCCACTACAGCGTCACCATCGACCTGTTCGGCGCCGACGAGTCGTCCAATGCCGCCACCTTCTACAGCACCGGCCTCAAGGGCCGCTACGAGGAAGGCAAGCGCGCCGACGACCACCTGCTCAAGGGCGACAGCTACAAGGTGCTGCAGGCCGCCGGCGGCCAGCTGGTCGAGAAGGAAGTGCCGATGCTCAACGCCCTCAACGAAGTGCTGCGCGACGACTACATCAAGGACAGCATGGCCGGCGTGGAGCGCTGGAACAAGGTCATCGACAAGGCCGGCATCCCGTTCCGCCTCAAGGTGCCGCACAAGGCCTTCCACCGCAATATCGGCGCCCTCGCCGGCGTTAAGGTCTCGCCGGACGGCCGCGTGATCTCCGACGCCGAGTGGGCCGCCAACGCGCCGCAGTGGCTGCCGACGCCGGAAGACCGTGCCTTCGTCGCCAGCCTGATGGGCCGCGTGGTGGAGCCGGGCAAGTTCGCCAACTGGATCGCGCCGCCGGTGATGGGCATCAACCGCCAGCCGGTCGACTTCGAGTACGTGCGCTTCAACTGA
- the boxC gene encoding 2,3-epoxybenzoyl-CoA dihydrolase has product MSIAPRVEYQTDPSQYHHLKLAFDGPVATLSIDIDENAGLRPGYKLKLNSYDLGVDIELNDALNRIRFEHPEVRTVVVTSAKDKVFCSGANIFMLGVSSHAWKVNFCKFTNETRNGMEDSSRHSGLKFLAAVNGACAGGGYELALACDEILLVDDRSSAVSLPEVPLLGVLPGTGGLTRVTDKRHVRHDLADIFCTTTEGVRGQRAKDWRLVDDVAKPAVFAQRVRERALALAAGSDRPAGVPGVALPPLARTVEADALHYQHVSVVIDRAGRTASFTVRGPSGPQPATPQAIVEAGAAWYPLQLARELDDAILSMRTNELDIGTWLIKTEGDAAAVLGVDATLQAHQDHWLVRETIGLLRRVLSRLDVSSRSLFALVEPGSCFAGTFLELALACDRIYHLALPDDEARAPKITVGEANFGRYPMATGQSRLGRRFYDEAPALEAVRAKAGQALDADAAFALGLATANPDDIDWADEVRIAVEERVSMSPDALTGMEANLRFNGQETMLTRIFGRLTAWQNWIFQRPNAVGEKGALKVYGKGDKAAFDWNRV; this is encoded by the coding sequence ATGAGCATCGCCCCCCGCGTCGAATACCAGACCGACCCGTCCCAGTACCACCACCTGAAGCTGGCCTTTGACGGCCCGGTAGCCACGCTGTCGATCGATATCGACGAGAACGCCGGCCTGCGTCCCGGCTACAAGCTCAAGCTGAACAGCTACGACCTCGGCGTGGACATCGAGCTGAACGACGCGCTGAACCGCATCCGCTTCGAGCATCCCGAAGTGCGCACCGTGGTCGTCACCAGCGCCAAGGACAAGGTGTTCTGCTCGGGCGCCAATATCTTCATGCTGGGCGTCAGCAGCCATGCCTGGAAGGTGAATTTCTGCAAGTTCACCAACGAGACGCGCAACGGCATGGAAGACTCCTCGCGGCACAGCGGCCTCAAGTTCCTGGCCGCGGTCAATGGCGCCTGCGCCGGCGGCGGCTACGAGCTGGCTTTGGCCTGCGACGAGATCCTGCTGGTGGACGACCGCTCCTCGGCCGTCAGCCTGCCCGAAGTGCCGCTGCTGGGCGTGCTGCCCGGCACCGGTGGCCTGACCCGCGTGACCGACAAGCGCCACGTGCGGCATGACCTGGCCGACATCTTCTGCACCACCACCGAGGGCGTGCGCGGCCAGCGCGCCAAGGACTGGCGCCTGGTCGACGACGTCGCCAAGCCCGCCGTGTTCGCGCAGCGGGTGCGGGAACGCGCGCTGGCGCTGGCGGCCGGCAGCGACCGCCCGGCCGGCGTGCCCGGCGTGGCGCTGCCGCCGCTGGCGCGCACGGTCGAGGCCGATGCGCTGCACTACCAGCATGTCAGCGTGGTGATCGACCGCGCCGGGCGCACCGCCAGCTTCACCGTGCGCGGTCCCTCCGGCCCGCAGCCGGCCACGCCGCAGGCCATCGTCGAGGCCGGCGCCGCCTGGTATCCGCTGCAGCTGGCGCGCGAACTGGACGACGCCATCCTGTCGATGCGCACCAACGAGCTCGACATCGGCACCTGGCTGATCAAGACCGAAGGCGATGCCGCCGCCGTGCTCGGCGTCGATGCCACGCTGCAGGCGCATCAGGACCACTGGCTGGTGCGCGAGACCATCGGCCTGCTGCGCCGCGTGCTGTCGCGCCTGGACGTGTCCTCGCGCAGCCTGTTCGCGCTGGTCGAGCCGGGTTCCTGCTTCGCCGGCACCTTCCTGGAGCTGGCGCTGGCCTGCGACCGCATCTACCACCTGGCGCTGCCCGACGACGAGGCGCGCGCGCCGAAGATCACGGTGGGCGAGGCCAATTTCGGCCGCTACCCGATGGCCACCGGGCAGAGCCGTCTCGGGCGCCGCTTCTACGACGAGGCACCGGCGCTGGAGGCCGTGCGCGCCAAGGCCGGCCAGGCGCTCGACGCCGATGCCGCCTTCGCGCTGGGCCTGGCCACGGCCAACCCGGACGATATCGACTGGGCGGACGAAGTGCGCATCGCCGTGGAAGAGCGCGTGTCGATGTCGCCCGACGCGCTCACCGGCATGGAAGCCAACCTGCGCTTCAATGGCCAGGAGACCATGCTGACCCGCATCTTCGGCCGCCTGACCGCATGGCAGAACTGGATCTTCCAGCGTCCCAACGCGGTCGGCGAGAAGGGGGCGCTGAAGGTCTACGGCAAGGGCGACAAGGCCGCCTTCGACTGGAACCGCGTCTGA
- a CDS encoding helix-turn-helix transcriptional regulator: MSSTILHGSGLTLGQPLAQPLPQPLGQSPGPDAEAAGAAPAPVALPGAASAAAAPTASRPPGARQRAGAASGAPVAGEGRSPLLQALGERVRELRARRGLTRKAVAAAAGVSERHLANLEYGDGNASILVLQQVAGALHCALAELLGDVTTSSPEWLLLRELLEHRDEATLRRVRIAVGELLGTGGQNGPGAGGAARSPRVALIGLRGAGKSTLGAMLADDLGVPFVELSREIEQFAGCSVSEIQGLYGMNAYRRYERRALEEAIQIHPEAVIATPGGLVSDPAAFNLLLAHCTTVWLQATPEDHMGRVRAQGDLRPMAASREAMDDLRQILAGRAAFYSKAEFNLDTSAQPLEPTFQALREMVRTALQLPL, translated from the coding sequence ATGTCAAGCACTATATTGCATGGATCGGGGTTAACGCTGGGCCAGCCGCTGGCCCAGCCGCTGCCCCAGCCGCTGGGGCAGTCGCCGGGGCCGGACGCAGAGGCGGCTGGCGCCGCTCCCGCTCCCGTGGCCTTGCCGGGCGCCGCCAGCGCCGCTGCGGCGCCGACGGCGTCCCGCCCGCCCGGCGCGCGCCAGCGCGCGGGCGCGGCCAGCGGCGCGCCGGTGGCTGGCGAGGGGCGCAGCCCGCTGCTGCAGGCGCTCGGCGAGCGGGTGCGCGAGCTGCGCGCCCGGCGCGGCCTGACGCGCAAGGCGGTGGCGGCGGCGGCCGGGGTTTCCGAGCGCCACCTGGCCAATCTGGAATACGGTGACGGCAATGCCTCCATCCTGGTGCTGCAGCAGGTGGCGGGGGCCTTGCACTGCGCGCTGGCGGAACTGCTCGGCGACGTGACCACCTCCAGCCCGGAATGGCTGCTGCTGCGCGAACTGCTGGAGCACCGCGACGAGGCCACGCTGCGGCGCGTGCGCATCGCGGTGGGCGAACTGCTGGGCACCGGCGGGCAGAACGGTCCGGGTGCGGGCGGGGCGGCGCGCAGCCCGCGGGTGGCGCTGATCGGCCTGCGCGGTGCCGGCAAGTCGACGCTGGGCGCGATGCTGGCGGACGATCTCGGCGTGCCCTTCGTCGAACTGAGCCGCGAGATCGAGCAGTTCGCCGGTTGCAGCGTGTCGGAGATCCAGGGGCTGTACGGCATGAACGCCTACCGGCGCTATGAGCGGCGCGCGCTGGAGGAGGCCATCCAGATCCACCCGGAGGCAGTGATCGCCACGCCCGGCGGGCTGGTCTCGGACCCGGCCGCCTTCAACCTGCTGCTGGCCCACTGCACCACGGTCTGGCTGCAGGCCACGCCGGAAGACCACATGGGCCGCGTGCGCGCCCAGGGCGACCTGCGGCCGATGGCCGCCAGCCGCGAGGCCATGGATGACCTGCGGCAGATCCTGGCCGGGCGCGCGGCCTTCTATTCCAAGGCGGAATTCAACCTGGACACCAGTGCCCAGCCGCTCGAGCCGACGTTCCAGGCGTTGCGGGAGATGGTGCGGACGGCCCTGCAGCTACCTTTGTGA